In Micromonospora sp. WMMD980, the following are encoded in one genomic region:
- a CDS encoding replication-relaxation family protein has product MSRLARLDRLRRLTVRDHQLLRWLAEHYVLSTDQVTAALFPSRRSARLRLAQLHQMEAVSRFVDVTTGSGQYLYTLGPLGAVVHPTQFNDPNHADARAPRTSIDRTERIIGSRRLAHLLGTNQLFTDLLGYARTDGNARLRRWWSEQHTTAAFAAASYAAGSGTGVQPDGHGIWHAGGRTVGFFLEHDNGTEPLGTVLRKLRAYEQLAIYGPRYPVLLRVPGRRREQHLLDALAGVPTAMPVATGLHGEHPAGPAWTLTTDPGPRRWLHELPSDHGPDNPATNPHRFPDTDLSGPADPEP; this is encoded by the coding sequence TTGTCTCGTCTCGCTCGTCTTGACCGGCTTCGTCGGCTTACCGTCCGTGATCATCAGCTGTTGCGGTGGCTCGCCGAGCACTACGTGCTGTCCACCGACCAGGTCACGGCGGCGCTGTTCCCGTCGCGTCGCTCGGCCCGGCTCCGCCTCGCCCAGTTGCACCAGATGGAGGCGGTCAGCCGGTTCGTCGACGTCACCACCGGCAGCGGCCAGTACCTCTACACCCTCGGCCCGCTCGGCGCGGTGGTCCACCCCACCCAGTTCAACGACCCGAACCACGCCGACGCCCGCGCCCCACGCACCAGCATCGACCGCACCGAACGCATCATCGGCAGCCGCCGCCTGGCCCACCTGCTCGGCACCAACCAGCTGTTCACCGACCTGCTCGGCTACGCCCGCACCGACGGGAACGCCCGGCTGCGCCGGTGGTGGTCCGAGCAGCACACCACTGCCGCCTTCGCCGCCGCCTCCTACGCCGCCGGCAGCGGCACCGGTGTCCAGCCCGACGGGCACGGCATCTGGCATGCCGGAGGGCGCACCGTCGGGTTCTTCCTCGAACACGACAATGGCACCGAACCTCTCGGTACCGTGCTGCGGAAGCTGCGCGCGTACGAGCAGCTGGCCATCTACGGGCCGCGGTATCCGGTGCTGCTGCGCGTCCCCGGCCGCCGCCGCGAGCAGCACCTCCTCGACGCCCTCGCCGGGGTGCCCACCGCCATGCCCGTGGCCACTGGCCTCCACGGCGAGCACCCCGCCGGGCCTGCCTGGACGCTGACCACCGACCCCGGGCCGCGACGCTGGCTGCACGAACTGCCGTCCGACCACGGCCCGGACAACCCGGCCACCAACCCGCACCGCTTCCCCGACACCGACCTCAGCGGCCCCGCCGACCCGGAGCCCTGA
- a CDS encoding DUF87 domain-containing protein has product MISLCALSPTPTPAPSPSGPGAGLISPPGAPARWVLHAADWAADRPWLLGVAALLLVVYVAGRNLVDGWRHRRHADGARLVTVAPPPEVDPHSAAALWANLHGTLTPSRRRRLLYGSPHVTWQYTWTGRQLLISIWVPGTVPAGAVEAAVRAAWPGAACTTDDQAPPPIPLDVPAAVGGHLLPTAAEWLPFETDHDNDPLRALMSAGSQLKPDEYACVQVLARPATPRRAVRARRTAGRMRDGKTAVPAINPAAPLLWLIEAFLPGRTATTRSGGQPAGRRDPGVERDVRAILDKTAHPLWTIGIRYAVAKNTRRAGSDPYPRLRGVADAVASSFAVYAGRNRLAHRARMAQPVAVLAARRLGAGFLASTPELAVLAALPRDLAVPGLDRARAKSMPAPVAVPTGGRGMKVLGDAEVGGHAVALSVADARYHMHVVGSTGSGKTTLLVNMAVEDIKAGRGTVVIDPHGDMVLDILDRLPASVAGRVVLFDPDQPNPPTLNPLSGTDPDLVVDNLVSIFGNIFAKAWGPRMDDVMRVACLTLLRHANVTLQHIPPLLNSAQFRSAMTVGLDDPAGLSGFWQWYDQLNPALRSQVIGPVLARLRAFLLRDFVKRTMRYPRSSFDMGKVLDGGALLVRIPKGQLGEDTSKLLGSLVLAQVWQAATARAAVPADKRRDATLIIDECQNFLTLANSLDSMLAEARKYRLSMVLAHQDLAQFPKDLLAAASANARNKLYFSVAPEDARVLARHTLPELDEHDLTHLDAYTAVGRLVVGGRQTPAFTFKTRPPKPVVGEATAIRQAAAQAVPAQDTSAIDDLVDRFSARPDDNRRSRGKSGPEANA; this is encoded by the coding sequence GTGATATCCCTATGTGCCCTCTCGCCGACGCCGACGCCGGCGCCCAGCCCGTCCGGGCCGGGCGCCGGTCTCATCTCTCCGCCAGGCGCACCCGCGCGGTGGGTTCTCCACGCTGCGGATTGGGCGGCCGACCGGCCGTGGCTGCTCGGCGTCGCCGCCCTCCTACTTGTCGTCTACGTCGCCGGGCGGAACCTGGTCGACGGGTGGCGGCACCGCCGCCACGCCGACGGCGCCCGCCTCGTCACGGTCGCCCCACCGCCGGAGGTCGACCCGCACAGCGCCGCCGCGCTGTGGGCCAACCTGCACGGCACCCTCACCCCGTCCCGCCGCCGCCGGCTTCTGTACGGCAGCCCACACGTGACGTGGCAGTACACCTGGACCGGCCGGCAGCTGCTCATCTCGATCTGGGTACCCGGAACGGTGCCGGCCGGGGCCGTCGAGGCCGCCGTGCGCGCCGCGTGGCCCGGCGCCGCCTGCACCACCGACGACCAGGCGCCACCGCCGATCCCGCTCGACGTGCCGGCCGCCGTCGGCGGGCACCTGCTGCCGACCGCCGCGGAGTGGCTGCCGTTCGAAACCGACCACGACAACGACCCGCTGCGGGCACTCATGTCGGCCGGGTCGCAACTGAAACCGGACGAGTACGCCTGCGTGCAGGTCCTCGCCCGCCCCGCCACCCCCCGCCGCGCGGTCCGGGCGCGCCGCACCGCCGGCCGAATGCGCGACGGCAAGACGGCCGTACCGGCCATCAACCCCGCCGCCCCGCTGCTGTGGCTCATCGAGGCGTTCCTACCCGGCCGCACCGCCACCACCCGCAGCGGCGGCCAGCCGGCCGGCCGCCGGGACCCCGGCGTGGAGCGGGACGTGCGGGCGATCCTCGACAAGACCGCCCACCCGCTGTGGACGATCGGCATCCGTTACGCGGTCGCCAAGAACACGCGCCGCGCCGGCAGCGACCCCTACCCCAGGTTGCGGGGTGTCGCGGACGCGGTCGCCTCGTCGTTCGCCGTCTACGCCGGCCGCAACCGGCTCGCGCACCGGGCGCGGATGGCGCAGCCGGTGGCTGTGCTGGCCGCCCGGCGGCTCGGGGCGGGGTTCCTGGCCTCCACCCCCGAGCTGGCCGTCCTCGCGGCGCTGCCGCGGGATCTGGCCGTGCCGGGGCTGGATCGGGCGCGGGCGAAGTCCATGCCTGCCCCGGTGGCGGTGCCGACCGGCGGCCGCGGGATGAAGGTCCTCGGCGATGCCGAAGTTGGTGGGCACGCGGTGGCCCTGTCCGTCGCCGATGCGAGGTATCACATGCATGTGGTCGGATCGACGGGCTCCGGGAAGACGACCCTGCTGGTCAACATGGCCGTCGAGGACATCAAAGCCGGCCGGGGTACCGTGGTCATCGACCCGCACGGCGACATGGTCCTGGACATCCTCGACCGGCTCCCCGCCAGCGTCGCTGGGCGGGTGGTGCTGTTCGACCCCGACCAGCCGAACCCGCCCACCCTCAACCCGCTGTCCGGCACCGACCCGGACCTGGTCGTCGACAATCTCGTCAGCATCTTCGGGAACATCTTCGCGAAGGCGTGGGGGCCGCGGATGGACGACGTCATGCGGGTGGCCTGCCTGACCCTGCTGCGGCACGCCAACGTCACCCTCCAGCACATCCCACCCCTGCTCAACTCGGCGCAGTTCCGGTCGGCGATGACCGTCGGCCTGGACGACCCGGCCGGCCTGTCCGGGTTCTGGCAGTGGTACGACCAGCTCAACCCGGCCCTGCGCTCCCAGGTCATCGGTCCCGTCCTCGCGAGGTTGCGGGCGTTCCTGCTGCGGGACTTCGTCAAGCGCACCATGCGCTACCCCCGGTCCAGCTTCGACATGGGCAAGGTCCTCGATGGTGGGGCGCTGCTGGTGCGCATCCCGAAGGGGCAGTTGGGTGAGGACACCAGCAAGCTGCTCGGCTCCCTCGTTCTGGCGCAGGTGTGGCAGGCGGCGACCGCCCGGGCGGCCGTGCCGGCGGACAAGCGCCGCGACGCCACGTTGATCATCGATGAGTGTCAGAACTTCCTGACTCTCGCCAACTCCCTCGATTCGATGTTGGCGGAGGCGCGGAAGTACCGGCTGTCGATGGTCCTCGCGCACCAGGACCTGGCCCAGTTCCCGAAGGACCTCCTGGCAGCGGCGTCGGCGAACGCCCGTAACAAGCTGTACTTCTCCGTCGCACCGGAGGACGCCCGCGTGCTGGCCCGGCATACCCTGCCCGAGCTCGATGAGCACGACCTGACGCACCTGGACGCCTACACCGCTGTTGGGCGGCTCGTCGTCGGTGGGCGGCAGACGCCGGCGTTCACCTTCAAGACCCGGCCGCCGAAGCCGGTCGTGGGCGAGGCGACGGCAATCCGGCAGGCTGCGGCGCAGGCGGTGCCGGCGCAGGACACCAGCGCGATCGACGACCTCGTCGACCGGTTCTCGGCCCGACCTGACGACAACCGCCGGTCCCGGGGCAAGAGCGGTCCGGAGGCGAACGCCTGA
- a CDS encoding ISAs1 family transposase, which translates to MEASSLIGGLSARLGGVSPLSERDTPGLLQVLAEVPDPRDARGRIYSLPGLLAMAIAAVLSGSSRVVEIVEWAADLPDVVWDRLGAVRDALTGARRVPDDGTLGRVLAGIDADALDAAVGRWLLGRAGLAGRGRRVIAVDGKTLRGSGPAGSQVHLLAALDQAEQIVLAQIDVDGKTNEISRFQPLLDGLDLAGTVITADALHTQREHARWLVEDKHAGYVFVVKRNQPRLYRQVKALPWGKIPTLDATRERGHGRYDIRQLQAVTCLGPLALDFPHAAQALRIRRRRHNPLTGGWSTVTVYAITSLTAAAASPADLANWLRGHWAIEVLHHIRDTTYREDAGRLRTGNAPRALATLRNTAISMLRLSGATSIAPTLRRNSRDPHRSLQILGLT; encoded by the coding sequence GTGGAAGCATCATCGTTGATCGGCGGGTTGTCCGCACGTCTGGGTGGTGTGTCGCCGCTGTCGGAGCGGGACACGCCGGGGTTGCTGCAGGTTCTTGCCGAGGTTCCGGACCCGCGTGATGCCCGAGGTCGGATCTATTCGCTGCCGGGGCTGCTCGCGATGGCGATCGCGGCGGTGCTCTCGGGATCCAGCCGGGTCGTGGAGATCGTGGAGTGGGCTGCGGATCTGCCGGACGTGGTGTGGGATCGTCTCGGTGCGGTCCGCGACGCTTTGACCGGGGCCCGGCGGGTGCCTGATGACGGCACCCTGGGTCGGGTGCTGGCCGGTATCGACGCCGACGCGTTGGATGCCGCGGTGGGTCGCTGGCTGCTGGGCCGGGCCGGTCTGGCCGGGCGGGGCCGGCGGGTGATCGCCGTTGACGGTAAGACGCTGCGTGGTAGCGGCCCGGCCGGGTCTCAGGTGCACCTGCTGGCCGCGTTGGACCAGGCCGAGCAGATCGTCCTGGCGCAGATCGACGTCGATGGCAAGACGAATGAGATCAGCCGGTTCCAGCCGTTGCTCGACGGCCTGGACCTGGCCGGGACGGTCATCACGGCGGACGCGCTGCACACCCAGCGCGAGCATGCCCGCTGGCTGGTCGAGGACAAGCATGCCGGTTACGTCTTCGTCGTCAAGCGCAATCAGCCACGGCTGTACCGGCAGGTCAAGGCCTTGCCCTGGGGGAAGATCCCCACCCTGGACGCCACCCGCGAGCGCGGGCACGGCCGCTACGACATCCGGCAGTTGCAGGCGGTCACCTGTCTGGGGCCGCTCGCGCTGGACTTCCCCCACGCGGCCCAGGCCCTGCGCATCCGGCGCCGCCGACACAACCCGCTCACCGGAGGTTGGTCCACCGTCACGGTGTACGCGATCACCAGCCTGACCGCAGCCGCGGCCAGTCCCGCTGACCTGGCCAACTGGCTACGCGGACACTGGGCCATCGAGGTCCTTCACCACATTCGCGACACGACCTACCGCGAGGACGCCGGCCGGCTACGCACCGGCAACGCGCCCCGCGCCCTGGCCACCCTCCGCAACACCGCGATCAGCATGCTCCGCCTCAGCGGCGCCACCTCGATCGCACCAACCCTGCGCCGAAACAGCCGAGACCCACACCGATCCCTACAAATACTCGGACTCACCTAG
- a CDS encoding ABC transporter ATP-binding protein, with protein MTTPVLWFDSVRRDYVTGPVTVRALDGVDLAVSEGEFVAVMGPSGSGKSTLLALAGGLDSPTAGEVWVEGRPLSGRSMADRARLRRDHVGYVFQDLNLISALTAAENVAMPRELAGVASRVALSEAHAALDEVQLGDLVDRYPDQMSGGQQQRVAIARALMGDRRLVLADEPTGSLDSETGDTVLAVLQRRVRDGAACVLVTHDERLARLADRVIRLKDGRVTSAGLADQTETAGSAS; from the coding sequence ATGACTACTCCCGTTTTGTGGTTCGACTCGGTGCGGAGGGACTACGTCACGGGTCCGGTGACGGTGCGAGCACTCGACGGTGTTGATCTAGCCGTGTCGGAAGGCGAATTCGTGGCCGTGATGGGGCCGTCGGGATCAGGCAAGTCGACACTGCTGGCTCTTGCGGGAGGCTTGGACTCGCCGACGGCAGGTGAGGTGTGGGTCGAAGGGCGACCGTTGTCGGGTCGCTCGATGGCCGACCGCGCACGACTTCGTCGCGACCACGTCGGGTACGTCTTCCAGGACCTCAACCTCATCAGCGCGCTGACCGCCGCCGAGAACGTGGCCATGCCTCGGGAACTGGCCGGAGTGGCGTCTCGTGTTGCACTGAGCGAGGCGCACGCGGCGCTTGACGAGGTACAGCTGGGCGATCTTGTCGACCGGTATCCGGACCAGATGTCTGGAGGGCAGCAGCAGCGTGTCGCGATCGCGCGAGCGTTGATGGGTGATAGGCGGCTTGTCCTGGCCGACGAACCAACGGGTTCGCTGGACAGTGAGACGGGGGACACCGTGCTGGCGGTGTTGCAGCGCAGGGTGCGAGACGGCGCGGCTTGCGTTCTCGTCACGCATGACGAGCGGTTAGCGCGTTTGGCCGACAGAGTGATCAGGTTGAAGGACGGCAGGGTGACGTCCGCTGGCCTCGCAGACCAGACTGAGACGGCTGGGTCCGCGTCATGA
- a CDS encoding Lsr2 family protein has translation MATKTTAIVVDDLDGSTDDVGTYQFAFNGVTYEIDLSASNFDRMAAAFGPFITAGRRLPKQPRAPRRQHGTTTGRTQSQEIRTWWWTTNWQELNLPRPRTGGVIPAAVRDAYRAAH, from the coding sequence GTGGCCACCAAGACCACCGCGATCGTCGTCGACGACCTCGACGGCTCCACCGACGACGTCGGCACCTACCAGTTCGCCTTCAACGGCGTCACCTACGAGATCGACCTGTCCGCCAGCAACTTCGACCGGATGGCCGCGGCCTTCGGCCCGTTCATCACCGCCGGACGGCGCCTGCCGAAACAGCCCCGGGCACCACGGCGGCAGCACGGCACCACGACCGGCCGCACCCAGAGCCAGGAGATCCGCACCTGGTGGTGGACCACGAATTGGCAGGAGCTGAACCTGCCCCGACCACGAACCGGGGGCGTCATCCCCGCCGCGGTGCGCGACGCCTACCGCGCCGCGCACTGA
- a CDS encoding FtsX-like permease family protein, translating to MTVPARRSGLAPWLLAMRIARRSAIRNKGRALLIALLLAVPVYAGATLLLVWQASYASTQSEASWKLGQADLRLDVPSTDAVTSQLPAGSNVVAFSSGETVIEAPAGYRVTTFDAADVSDPMHQGRYVVRSGRPAGHAGEATLSSSLAESIGVRPGSTISLGGAPGRALAVVGVVDTADQLSRQMMVVSSADPLAQRGTQHLLVDLPGDQARWEPPAINGLSYADRASIEPTAAQQATRIAGLVVVVGFAGVQVGLLAATAFSVGARRQRREMAMLSAVGATPPQVTRVLLADGALLGLLGGATGVIAAVATFAAARDTLERLVNHPLKDTAPPVTALLLLVVGAIGFGLLAALGPAWNLARLQVWTALASRELKPRAQALRLTRAAGALAAVGLLIVLYAVRPQVSDAKFAAIGAGLILLGLAAAGPALVAVASRVVTRLSFPARMAVRHADRHRLRTGAAVAAICAAVAGSTAIVLFFSADTSTGAARQPNIRSGQLLIPAQGASALTEGDQTALRQRLPIRALVPITTAPATAGYFSQGGPSNEPPPDLSQAVAVGGEDLISAVTGRAATAEARDALNRGDAVAFYPAFAKDGRARLDINGKNVDLPALVVPIDNYYRQLPAIMISAASAQRLNLSTSSAGLIIDTMRPPTTEETQAAESVVLGAQVRAEGNSLSQPARLVSPTKVSTGQATDPLLYVLAIVSGVVTIVATTVVVGLARVEMRTDLSTMSAIGAGPRILRFVNAVQAAFIVGLGALAGTVAGIAPAAGLVALRPDMTWRMAWGPLVIIVVGAPILAMAVAATLRQPRLLLTRRLG from the coding sequence ATGACCGTGCCCGCACGACGCAGCGGACTTGCACCGTGGCTGCTGGCGATGCGCATCGCGCGTAGGTCCGCCATCCGCAACAAGGGTCGCGCCCTACTGATCGCTCTCCTGCTGGCCGTCCCGGTGTACGCCGGTGCGACCCTGCTGCTGGTGTGGCAGGCCAGCTACGCCTCGACGCAGAGCGAAGCTAGCTGGAAGCTTGGTCAGGCAGACCTTCGCCTAGACGTTCCTTCGACGGACGCCGTGACATCCCAGCTGCCGGCCGGCAGCAACGTCGTGGCGTTCAGTTCCGGCGAAACGGTGATCGAGGCACCCGCCGGCTATCGGGTCACCACGTTCGATGCTGCCGACGTGAGTGATCCGATGCATCAGGGGCGATATGTGGTGAGATCGGGCCGGCCCGCAGGACACGCGGGAGAGGCCACACTCTCCTCCTCCTTGGCTGAATCGATCGGTGTCAGACCGGGGTCGACGATCAGTCTGGGAGGCGCACCCGGGCGCGCACTCGCCGTCGTCGGAGTAGTGGACACGGCCGACCAGCTCAGTCGGCAGATGATGGTCGTGAGCAGCGCCGACCCGCTTGCCCAGCGGGGCACCCAGCACCTGCTCGTAGATTTACCCGGTGACCAGGCGCGGTGGGAACCGCCGGCGATCAACGGGCTCAGCTATGCCGACCGGGCCTCGATCGAGCCCACAGCCGCCCAGCAAGCAACGCGTATCGCCGGACTCGTCGTCGTAGTCGGATTCGCCGGGGTCCAGGTGGGCCTGCTGGCCGCGACCGCGTTCTCCGTCGGAGCACGCCGTCAGCGGCGTGAGATGGCCATGCTCAGCGCCGTAGGCGCCACACCGCCACAGGTGACACGAGTACTCCTGGCAGATGGTGCACTGCTGGGACTCCTCGGTGGCGCGACCGGGGTGATCGCCGCAGTCGCCACCTTCGCAGCCGCCCGAGACACCCTCGAACGGTTGGTCAACCACCCCCTGAAAGACACCGCACCGCCGGTCACGGCGTTACTCCTGCTTGTCGTCGGCGCGATCGGGTTCGGCCTGCTCGCCGCCCTCGGACCTGCATGGAACCTCGCGCGACTGCAAGTGTGGACGGCTCTCGCTAGCCGCGAACTCAAGCCGCGCGCACAGGCACTGCGGCTGACCAGGGCAGCGGGGGCGTTGGCCGCAGTGGGACTCCTCATCGTGCTCTACGCCGTCCGGCCCCAGGTCAGCGACGCCAAATTCGCAGCCATCGGCGCAGGACTGATCCTGCTTGGACTCGCTGCCGCCGGCCCGGCATTGGTAGCCGTTGCCAGCCGGGTAGTGACACGCCTGTCATTTCCTGCACGCATGGCGGTGCGACACGCAGACCGACACCGGCTCCGCACCGGCGCAGCCGTCGCCGCCATCTGCGCCGCAGTCGCCGGTAGCACAGCGATCGTTCTTTTCTTCTCGGCCGACACCAGCACCGGGGCGGCACGGCAACCCAACATCCGCTCCGGGCAACTCCTCATCCCAGCTCAAGGCGCCAGCGCGCTCACCGAAGGTGACCAGACGGCACTTCGGCAGCGCCTGCCCATTCGGGCTCTCGTGCCCATCACCACCGCACCCGCGACTGCCGGCTACTTCAGCCAAGGAGGCCCGTCGAATGAGCCTCCGCCGGACCTGTCCCAGGCCGTGGCCGTTGGTGGGGAGGACTTGATCAGCGCGGTCACCGGACGCGCCGCAACCGCCGAGGCACGCGACGCACTCAACCGCGGCGACGCGGTAGCGTTCTACCCGGCCTTCGCCAAGGACGGGCGCGCACGACTCGACATCAACGGCAAGAACGTCGACCTTCCCGCCCTCGTCGTACCGATCGACAACTACTACCGGCAGCTACCAGCAATCATGATATCCGCTGCCAGTGCTCAGCGACTGAACCTGTCCACGTCTAGCGCGGGCCTGATCATCGACACCATGCGTCCTCCCACGACGGAGGAAACCCAAGCCGCCGAGTCCGTCGTGCTCGGAGCCCAGGTCCGCGCCGAGGGCAACTCCCTTAGCCAGCCTGCCCGACTCGTCTCGCCGACCAAGGTCAGCACCGGTCAAGCCACGGACCCCTTGCTGTACGTCCTCGCGATCGTCAGCGGCGTCGTCACCATCGTCGCCACCACCGTGGTCGTCGGCCTAGCCCGCGTCGAGATGCGCACCGACCTGAGCACTATGTCAGCGATCGGAGCCGGACCTCGCATACTCAGATTCGTCAATGCTGTTCAAGCAGCGTTTATCGTCGGGCTCGGAGCGCTCGCCGGCACTGTGGCCGGGATCGCCCCTGCAGCGGGACTTGTCGCGCTTCGTCCCGACATGACGTGGCGCATGGCATGGGGACCCCTCGTCATCATCGTAGTCGGAGCCCCCATCCTCGCCATGGCCGTCGCTGCGACACTCCGCCAGCCCAGACTTCTGCTAACGCGACGTCTAGGTTGA
- a CDS encoding FAD-dependent monooxygenase, whose protein sequence is MTSTSRPRIAVVGGSLTGPVTALLLLHAGFDDVTVFEAAPASAPLGGGLIGLEHPALDVLDRLDIGQHEFVAHDSEAIVQMTIRDRHPAETIRRTYPGRNTTWTLLHHALTRRLPAGVLHSGMKVTALAEQAGQPVLRFRDGHTEAADLVVFADGRSSTGRRILDPDRTLRYAGYVAHRGIADTTPQPGLRDFLRLQPCPGAQFNLAPVPGGCDWTFYLNCTSNEYTQRFGADPTRRVFALPRHVSPAARTHVDTHADQLLPADHAAVVHATTTRMAMPVLDITPPERMVWPVGGGHAVLLGDALAPVRPHTARGANNGIEQAAGLAAALTQHRKYAADLTAALHGWQRRHLPAAVAAVRRGPAIGHQLGLGTHHLAQ, encoded by the coding sequence ATGACATCCACCAGCAGGCCCCGCATCGCCGTCGTCGGCGGCAGCCTCACCGGCCCCGTCACCGCGCTGCTGTTGCTGCACGCCGGATTCGACGACGTCACCGTCTTTGAGGCCGCGCCGGCGTCCGCGCCCCTGGGCGGCGGCCTCATCGGTCTGGAACACCCCGCCCTCGACGTGCTCGACCGCCTCGACATCGGCCAGCACGAGTTCGTCGCCCACGACTCCGAGGCCATCGTCCAGATGACCATCCGCGACCGCCACCCCGCCGAGACGATCAGGCGTACCTACCCGGGCCGCAACACCACCTGGACGCTGCTGCACCACGCCCTGACCCGCCGCCTACCCGCCGGTGTCCTGCACTCCGGCATGAAGGTCACCGCCCTGGCCGAGCAAGCCGGCCAGCCGGTGCTGCGGTTCCGCGACGGCCACACCGAGGCCGCCGACCTGGTCGTGTTCGCCGACGGCCGGTCCTCCACCGGCCGCCGCATCCTCGACCCTGACCGGACCCTGCGGTACGCCGGCTACGTCGCCCACCGCGGCATCGCCGACACCACCCCCCAGCCCGGCCTGCGGGACTTCCTGCGGCTGCAGCCCTGCCCCGGTGCGCAGTTCAACCTCGCCCCGGTACCCGGCGGCTGCGACTGGACCTTCTACCTCAACTGCACCAGCAACGAGTACACACAGCGGTTCGGCGCCGACCCCACCCGCCGGGTCTTCGCCCTACCCCGACACGTCAGCCCCGCCGCCCGCACCCACGTCGACACCCACGCCGACCAGCTCCTCCCGGCAGACCACGCCGCTGTCGTCCACGCCACCACCACCCGCATGGCGATGCCAGTCCTCGACATCACCCCACCGGAGCGCATGGTCTGGCCCGTCGGCGGCGGCCACGCCGTCCTGCTCGGCGACGCCCTCGCCCCCGTCCGCCCGCACACCGCCCGCGGCGCCAACAACGGCATCGAACAAGCCGCCGGCCTCGCCGCCGCTCTCACCCAGCACCGCAAGTACGCCGCCGACCTCACCGCCGCCCTGCACGGCTGGCAACGCCGGCACCTGCCCGCCGCCGTCGCCGCCGTGCGCCGCGGACCCGCCATCGGCCACCAACTCGGCCTCGGCACCCACCACCTCGCCCAGTAA